A single window of Silurus meridionalis isolate SWU-2019-XX chromosome 11, ASM1480568v1, whole genome shotgun sequence DNA harbors:
- the trim3b gene encoding tripartite motif-containing protein 3b isoform X1 — MSVTMAKRETGSPSPVVRQIDKQFLVCSICLDHFHNPKVLPCLHTFCERCLQNYIPPQSLTLSCPVCRQTSILPEKGVAALQNNFFITNLMEVLQRDPECSRPEACNMLESVSAAVAGKPLSCPNHEGKVMEFYCESCETAMCLDCTEGEHREHITVPLRDVLEQHKAALKNQLDAIRNRLPQLTVAIELVNEISRQLMERKTEAVNDISCTFEELERVLHQRKTALITDLENICSSKQKVLQSQLSSLQQAKEHIESSCSFTEQALSHGGAAEVLLVQKQMGERAGALACHTFPERPHENGHLQCCLETEGLRRSIQNLGVLITTSAVGHTSVATGEGLRHAVIGQHSTVTVTTKDKDGELVRSGNALLKADLTGPEGSKAVEVEVVDNKNGTYEVGYTLRSEGEYSFSLMLYGQPVRGSPFRLRAVKPSDVPQSPEDVKRRVKSPSGSGGHIRQKAVRRPSSMYSTTKKKENPIEDELIYRVGTRGREKGEFTNLQGISTCTGRVVVADSNNQCIQVFTNDGQFKMRFGVRGRSPGQLQRPTGVTVDMNGDIIVADYDNRWISIFSSEGKFKNKIGAGRLMGPKGVAVDRNGHIIAVDNKACCVFIFQSNGKLVTRFGARGSLDRQFAEKSGSNFAMEQKLSKSGPGFSPHFVAVNNKNEIIVTDFHNHSVKVFSADGEFLFKFGSHGEGNGQFNAPTGVAVDANGNIIVADWGNSRIQVFDSSGSFLSYINTSADPLYGPQGLALTSEGHVVVADSGNHCFKVYRYLQ, encoded by the exons ATGTCTGTCACCATGGCTAAGCGAGAGACTGGCAGCCCAAGTCCAGTGGTGCGGCAAATAGACAAGCAGTTCCTGGTCTGCAGCATCTGCCTCGATCACTTCCACAACCCCAAAGTGCTGCCCTGCTTACACACCTTCTGTGAACG gtgcTTACAGAACTATATACCACCCCAGTCGCTGACTCTTTCGTGCCCAGTGTGCCGACAGACCTCCATCCTGCCTGAAAAAGGCGTAGCAGCTCTGCAAAACAATTTCTTTATCACCAATCTGATGGAGGTGTTGCAGAGGGATCCGGAATGTTCCCGTCCAGAGGCCTGCAACATGCTTGAGTCTGTGAGCGCAGCGGTTGCTGGAAAGCCTCTTTCCTGCCCAAATCATGAGGGCAAG GTGATGGAGTTTTACTGCGAATCGTGTGAAACAGCCATGTGTTTAGACTGCACAGAGGGGGAACACAGAGAGCATATCACTGTTCCACTAAGAGACGTTCTGGAACAGCATAAAGCAGCACTGAAGAATCAGCTGGATGCCATTCGTAACAG GTTGCCCCAGCTTACAGTTGCAATAGAATTGGTGAATGAAATTTCCAGGCAGCTGATGGAGCGAAAGACTGAAGCAGTGAATGATATAAGCTGTACGTTTGAGGAGCTAGAGCGGGTTCTGCACCAACGTAAGACTGCGCTCATCACCGACTTAGAGAACATCTGCAGTTCCAAGCAGAAG GTGCTGCAGTCCCAGCTGTCATCCCTACAGCAGGCAAAAGAACATATCGAGAGCAGCTGCAGCTTCACAGAACAGGCACTGAGCCATGGTGGTGCTGCTGAGGTGCTGCTTGTACAGAAGCAGATGGGGGAGCGTGCAGGTGCTCTTGCATGCCACACCTTTCCAGAACGACCACATGAAAACGGACACCTGCAGTGCTGCCTGGAGACAGAGGGCCTGCGGCGCTCCATCCAGAACCTGGGTGTCCTGATCACTACAAGTGCTGTTGGACACACTAGCGTGGCCACCGGAGAGGGGCTGAGACATGCTGTCATCGGCCAGCACAGCACTGTTACTGTCACCACCAAGGACAAGGACGGAGAACTTGTGCGAAGCGGAAACGCGCTTCTCAAAGCAGATCTCACAGGGCCAGAAGGAAGCAAAGCAGTcgaggtggaggtggtggacAATAAAAACGGCACATATGAAGTGGGATACACACTGAGGAGTGAGGGAGAGTATTCTTTCTCACTGATGCTATACGGCCAGCCTGTAAGAGGGAGTCCATTCAGGTTGCGTGCTGTGAAGCCCAGCGATGTACCTCAGTCTCCTGAAGACGTGAAGAGGAGGGTGAAGTCACCCAGTGGAAGCGGAGGACACATCAGGCAGAAAGCTGTGAGAAGACCCTCCAGTATGTACAGCACTACTAAGAAGAAGGAAAATCCTATCGAGGATGAGCTTATCTACAGAGTAG GCACAAGAGGCAGGGAGAAGGGCGAGTTCACTAATCTTCAAGGCATCTCCACCTGCACTGGCAGAGTTGTAGTGGCAGACAGCAACAACCAGTGCATACAG GTGTTTACTAATGATGGACAGTTTAAGATGAGGTTCGGAGTGCGGGGCCGCTCACCAGGGCAGCTGCAGCGACCCACAGGAGTAACAGTAGACATGAACGGAGACATCATAGTAGCTGATTATGATAACCGATGGATAAGCATCTTCTCCTCAGAAGGCAAGTTTAAG AATAAAATTGGCGCTGGGAGGCTGATGGGGCCGAAGGGTGTCGCAGTGGATCGAAACGGTCACATTATCGCTGTAGACAACAAGGCGTGCTGTGTCTTCATTTTCCAGTCCAACGGGAAATTGGTCACCAGGTTTGGGGCAAGGGGTTCATTGGACAGACAGTTTGCAG AAAAAAGTGGTTCAAACTTTGCAATGGAGCAAAAGCTTAGTAAATCTGGCCCTGGGTTCA GTCCACACTTTGTGGCTGTCAACAACAAGAATGAAATAATAGTAACAGACTTTCATAACCACTCGGTCAAG gtgttcagtgCAGATGGCGAGTTCCTGTTTAAATTTGGCTCACACGGTGAAGGAAATGGGCAGTTTAATGCCCCGACAGGAGTGGCTGTTGATGCAAATGGGAACATCATCGTAGCAGACTGGGGTAACAGCAGGATACAG GTGTTTGACAGCTCAGGCTCTTTCCTGTCCTACATCAACACGAGTGCAGACCCACTGTATGGGCCGCAGGGTTTGGCGCTCACGTCTGAAGGTCATGTGGTCGTTGCAGATTCGGGGAACCACTGCTTTAAAGTGTATCGCTACCTGCAGTAG
- the trim3b gene encoding tripartite motif-containing protein 3b isoform X2, giving the protein MSVTMAKRETGSPSPVVRQIDKQFLVCSICLDHFHNPKVLPCLHTFCERCLQNYIPPQSLTLSCPVCRQTSILPEKGVAALQNNFFITNLMEVLQRDPECSRPEACNMLESVSAAVAGKPLSCPNHEGKVMEFYCESCETAMCLDCTEGEHREHITVPLRDVLEQHKAALKNQLDAIRNRLPQLTVAIELVNEISRQLMERKTEAVNDISCTFEELERVLHQRKTALITDLENICSSKQKVLQSQLSSLQQAKEHIESSCSFTEQALSHGGAAEVLLVQKQMGERAGALACHTFPERPHENGHLQCCLETEGLRRSIQNLGVLITTSAVGHTSVATGEGLRHAVIGQHSTVTVTTKDKDGELVRSGNALLKADLTGPEGSKAVEVEVVDNKNGTYEVGYTLRSEGEYSFSLMLYGQPVRGSPFRLRAVKPSDVPQSPEDVKRRVKSPSGSGGHIRQKAVRRPSSMYSTTKKKENPIEDELIYRVGTRGREKGEFTNLQGISTCTGRVVVADSNNQCIQVFTNDGQFKMRFGVRGRSPGQLQRPTGVTVDMNGDIIVADYDNRWISIFSSEGKFKNKIGAGRLMGPKGVAVDRNGHIIAVDNKACCVFIFQSNGKLVTRFGARGSLDRQFAGPHFVAVNNKNEIIVTDFHNHSVKVFSADGEFLFKFGSHGEGNGQFNAPTGVAVDANGNIIVADWGNSRIQVFDSSGSFLSYINTSADPLYGPQGLALTSEGHVVVADSGNHCFKVYRYLQ; this is encoded by the exons ATGTCTGTCACCATGGCTAAGCGAGAGACTGGCAGCCCAAGTCCAGTGGTGCGGCAAATAGACAAGCAGTTCCTGGTCTGCAGCATCTGCCTCGATCACTTCCACAACCCCAAAGTGCTGCCCTGCTTACACACCTTCTGTGAACG gtgcTTACAGAACTATATACCACCCCAGTCGCTGACTCTTTCGTGCCCAGTGTGCCGACAGACCTCCATCCTGCCTGAAAAAGGCGTAGCAGCTCTGCAAAACAATTTCTTTATCACCAATCTGATGGAGGTGTTGCAGAGGGATCCGGAATGTTCCCGTCCAGAGGCCTGCAACATGCTTGAGTCTGTGAGCGCAGCGGTTGCTGGAAAGCCTCTTTCCTGCCCAAATCATGAGGGCAAG GTGATGGAGTTTTACTGCGAATCGTGTGAAACAGCCATGTGTTTAGACTGCACAGAGGGGGAACACAGAGAGCATATCACTGTTCCACTAAGAGACGTTCTGGAACAGCATAAAGCAGCACTGAAGAATCAGCTGGATGCCATTCGTAACAG GTTGCCCCAGCTTACAGTTGCAATAGAATTGGTGAATGAAATTTCCAGGCAGCTGATGGAGCGAAAGACTGAAGCAGTGAATGATATAAGCTGTACGTTTGAGGAGCTAGAGCGGGTTCTGCACCAACGTAAGACTGCGCTCATCACCGACTTAGAGAACATCTGCAGTTCCAAGCAGAAG GTGCTGCAGTCCCAGCTGTCATCCCTACAGCAGGCAAAAGAACATATCGAGAGCAGCTGCAGCTTCACAGAACAGGCACTGAGCCATGGTGGTGCTGCTGAGGTGCTGCTTGTACAGAAGCAGATGGGGGAGCGTGCAGGTGCTCTTGCATGCCACACCTTTCCAGAACGACCACATGAAAACGGACACCTGCAGTGCTGCCTGGAGACAGAGGGCCTGCGGCGCTCCATCCAGAACCTGGGTGTCCTGATCACTACAAGTGCTGTTGGACACACTAGCGTGGCCACCGGAGAGGGGCTGAGACATGCTGTCATCGGCCAGCACAGCACTGTTACTGTCACCACCAAGGACAAGGACGGAGAACTTGTGCGAAGCGGAAACGCGCTTCTCAAAGCAGATCTCACAGGGCCAGAAGGAAGCAAAGCAGTcgaggtggaggtggtggacAATAAAAACGGCACATATGAAGTGGGATACACACTGAGGAGTGAGGGAGAGTATTCTTTCTCACTGATGCTATACGGCCAGCCTGTAAGAGGGAGTCCATTCAGGTTGCGTGCTGTGAAGCCCAGCGATGTACCTCAGTCTCCTGAAGACGTGAAGAGGAGGGTGAAGTCACCCAGTGGAAGCGGAGGACACATCAGGCAGAAAGCTGTGAGAAGACCCTCCAGTATGTACAGCACTACTAAGAAGAAGGAAAATCCTATCGAGGATGAGCTTATCTACAGAGTAG GCACAAGAGGCAGGGAGAAGGGCGAGTTCACTAATCTTCAAGGCATCTCCACCTGCACTGGCAGAGTTGTAGTGGCAGACAGCAACAACCAGTGCATACAG GTGTTTACTAATGATGGACAGTTTAAGATGAGGTTCGGAGTGCGGGGCCGCTCACCAGGGCAGCTGCAGCGACCCACAGGAGTAACAGTAGACATGAACGGAGACATCATAGTAGCTGATTATGATAACCGATGGATAAGCATCTTCTCCTCAGAAGGCAAGTTTAAG AATAAAATTGGCGCTGGGAGGCTGATGGGGCCGAAGGGTGTCGCAGTGGATCGAAACGGTCACATTATCGCTGTAGACAACAAGGCGTGCTGTGTCTTCATTTTCCAGTCCAACGGGAAATTGGTCACCAGGTTTGGGGCAAGGGGTTCATTGGACAGACAGTTTGCAG GTCCACACTTTGTGGCTGTCAACAACAAGAATGAAATAATAGTAACAGACTTTCATAACCACTCGGTCAAG gtgttcagtgCAGATGGCGAGTTCCTGTTTAAATTTGGCTCACACGGTGAAGGAAATGGGCAGTTTAATGCCCCGACAGGAGTGGCTGTTGATGCAAATGGGAACATCATCGTAGCAGACTGGGGTAACAGCAGGATACAG GTGTTTGACAGCTCAGGCTCTTTCCTGTCCTACATCAACACGAGTGCAGACCCACTGTATGGGCCGCAGGGTTTGGCGCTCACGTCTGAAGGTCATGTGGTCGTTGCAGATTCGGGGAACCACTGCTTTAAAGTGTATCGCTACCTGCAGTAG